One Nocardioides luti DNA window includes the following coding sequences:
- a CDS encoding sigma-70 family RNA polymerase sigma factor yields the protein MSRPVGGAGSGAAGGAAGRDEASYVEFVAASQDRLRRIAYAVCADDARAEDVLQEALVKLYLAWPQVRTRGSEEAFARRVIVNADLDDRRRPWHRRRSRMSEEELTRLPSAAATESAEHLDLLAALRLLPPMQRRTVVLRHWLGLSVEETADELSIAPGTVKSHTSRGLAALHRLLVEDASPV from the coding sequence GTGAGCCGTCCTGTGGGTGGTGCCGGGAGCGGTGCTGCGGGCGGAGCTGCGGGCCGGGACGAGGCGTCGTACGTCGAGTTCGTCGCGGCGAGCCAGGACAGGCTGCGCCGGATCGCGTACGCCGTGTGCGCCGACGACGCCCGCGCCGAGGACGTGCTGCAGGAGGCGCTGGTGAAGCTGTACCTCGCCTGGCCGCAAGTGCGGACCCGCGGCTCCGAGGAGGCGTTCGCCCGGCGGGTGATCGTCAACGCGGACCTCGACGACCGGCGCCGGCCCTGGCACCGTCGGCGCAGCCGGATGTCCGAGGAGGAGCTGACCCGGCTGCCGTCGGCGGCCGCGACGGAGTCGGCGGAGCACCTGGACCTGCTGGCCGCGCTGCGACTCTTGCCGCCGATGCAGCGACGGACCGTGGTCCTGCGGCACTGGCTGGGCCTGAGCGTCGAGGAGACCGCGGACGAGCTGTCGATCGCGCCGGGCACGGTCAAGAGCCACACCTCCCGCGGCCTCGCCGCGTTGCACCGGTTGCTGGTGGAGGACGCGAGCCCGGTGTGA
- the uvrA gene encoding excinuclease ABC subunit UvrA: protein MDTPGNDSFVRVRGATEHNLRDVDVDLPRDAMVAFTGVSGSGKSSLAFGTLYAEAQRRYFESVAPYARRLLQQVGAPHVQEITGLPPAVALQQRRGAPSSRSTVGTLTTLSNLLRILYSRAGTYPAGAGHLAAEAFSPNTASGACLRCHGLGVVHDVAEDLLVPDRDLSIRDGAIAAWPGAWQGANLRSIVTGLGIDVDVPWRALRKKDRDWLLFTDEQPSVLIKPERDRIDHGYYGKFWSARSHVMHVLSDSKSERMRERALRFVRSVPCPVCHGSGLRPEALAVTVAGASIAEVNAMSLTDLVALLRPVAALPESTNEVAVRICTDLVARIEVLLDLGLGYLGLGRSSTTLSPGEAQRLRIATQLRSGLFGVVYVLDEPSAGLHPADAAPLLDVLDRLKASGNSLFVVEHDLDVVRRADWVVDIGPGAGEGGGRVLYSGPVAGLEAVDESVTSAYLFGREPAFEHPLREPAGWLHLRGVSRHNLQDVSVDVPLGVLTAVTGVSGSGKSTLVTQVLAEVVRGYLGQAVDDPDDADLEVDVADVAGLEAFDRLVRVDQRPIGRTPRSNLATYTGLFDAVRKVFAATDEARARGYAAGRFSFNVPEGRCETCQGEGFVAVELLFLPGTYSECPACHGARYNDETLSVTYRGRSIADVLALSVDDAAVFLADVPAAARSLGTLRDVGLGYLRLGQPATELSGGEAQRIKLATELQRARRGHALYLLDEPTAGLHPADIALLLRQLHRLVDAGNTVVLVEHDLDTIATADWVVDLGPGGGDGGGQVVATGTPADVAAAGVGATAPYLAGRLASR, encoded by the coding sequence ATGGACACCCCCGGGAACGACTCCTTCGTGCGCGTGCGCGGCGCCACCGAGCACAACCTGCGCGACGTCGACGTCGACCTGCCCCGCGACGCGATGGTCGCCTTCACCGGGGTGTCCGGGTCCGGCAAGTCGTCGCTCGCGTTCGGCACGCTCTACGCCGAGGCGCAGCGCCGCTACTTCGAGTCGGTGGCGCCGTACGCCCGTCGGCTGCTGCAGCAGGTCGGCGCCCCGCACGTTCAGGAGATCACCGGGCTGCCGCCCGCGGTCGCCCTCCAGCAGCGGCGCGGCGCCCCGAGCTCGCGCTCGACGGTCGGCACGCTGACGACGCTGTCCAACCTGCTGCGCATCCTCTACTCCCGCGCCGGGACCTACCCGGCCGGCGCCGGGCACCTGGCGGCCGAGGCGTTCTCGCCGAACACCGCCAGCGGCGCGTGCCTGCGCTGCCACGGCCTCGGCGTCGTGCACGACGTCGCGGAGGACCTGCTCGTCCCGGACCGCGACCTCAGCATCCGCGACGGCGCGATCGCCGCATGGCCGGGTGCCTGGCAGGGCGCGAACCTCCGCAGCATCGTGACCGGGCTCGGCATCGACGTGGACGTGCCCTGGCGCGCGCTGCGCAAGAAGGACCGCGACTGGCTGCTGTTCACCGACGAGCAGCCGTCCGTGCTCATCAAGCCGGAGCGGGACCGGATCGACCACGGCTACTACGGCAAGTTCTGGAGCGCGCGCAGCCACGTGATGCACGTGCTGTCGGACTCCAAGAGCGAGCGGATGCGTGAGCGGGCGCTGCGCTTCGTCCGCAGCGTCCCGTGCCCGGTCTGCCACGGCAGCGGGCTGCGCCCCGAGGCCCTGGCCGTCACCGTGGCCGGCGCGTCCATCGCCGAGGTCAACGCGATGTCGCTGACCGACCTGGTCGCCCTGCTGCGTCCGGTGGCGGCGCTGCCGGAGTCGACGAACGAGGTCGCCGTCCGGATCTGCACGGACCTGGTGGCGCGGATCGAGGTGCTGCTCGACCTCGGGCTCGGCTACCTCGGCCTCGGGCGCAGCTCGACCACCCTCTCGCCCGGCGAGGCCCAGAGGCTGCGGATCGCGACCCAGCTGCGGTCCGGCCTGTTCGGCGTCGTCTACGTCCTCGACGAGCCGTCCGCCGGGCTGCACCCGGCCGACGCGGCCCCGCTGCTCGACGTGCTGGACCGCCTCAAGGCCTCGGGGAACTCCCTCTTCGTCGTGGAGCACGACCTCGACGTCGTACGCCGTGCCGACTGGGTCGTCGACATCGGGCCGGGCGCCGGCGAGGGCGGCGGACGGGTCCTCTACAGCGGGCCGGTCGCCGGGCTCGAGGCGGTGGACGAGTCAGTCACGTCGGCGTACCTCTTCGGGCGCGAGCCGGCCTTCGAGCACCCGCTGCGGGAGCCGGCCGGCTGGTTGCACCTGCGCGGGGTCTCACGGCACAACCTGCAGGACGTCTCGGTCGACGTCCCGCTCGGCGTGCTCACCGCCGTCACCGGGGTGTCCGGGTCGGGCAAGTCGACGCTGGTCACCCAGGTGCTGGCCGAGGTCGTCCGCGGGTACCTCGGGCAGGCGGTGGACGACCCGGACGACGCCGACCTCGAGGTCGACGTCGCGGACGTCGCCGGGCTGGAGGCGTTCGACCGGCTGGTCCGCGTCGACCAGCGGCCGATCGGGCGCACCCCGCGGTCCAACCTGGCGACGTACACCGGTCTCTTCGACGCCGTCCGCAAGGTCTTCGCTGCCACCGACGAGGCGCGCGCTCGCGGGTACGCCGCCGGGCGGTTCTCCTTCAACGTGCCCGAGGGGCGTTGCGAGACGTGCCAGGGCGAGGGCTTCGTCGCGGTCGAGCTGCTGTTCCTGCCGGGGACCTACTCCGAGTGCCCCGCCTGCCACGGCGCGCGCTACAACGACGAGACGCTGTCGGTGACCTACCGGGGCAGGAGCATCGCGGACGTGCTGGCGCTGTCGGTCGACGACGCCGCCGTCTTCCTCGCGGACGTGCCGGCCGCGGCACGCAGCCTCGGGACGCTGCGCGACGTCGGCCTGGGCTACCTGCGGCTGGGGCAGCCGGCCACCGAGCTCAGCGGGGGAGAGGCGCAGCGGATCAAGCTGGCGACCGAGCTGCAGCGCGCCCGACGGGGGCACGCGCTCTACCTCCTCGACGAGCCCACCGCCGGGCTGCACCCGGCCGACATCGCCCTGCTGCTGCGTCAGCTGCACCGTCTCGTCGACGCCGGCAACACGGTGGTGCTGGTCGAGCACGACCTCGACACGATCGCGACCGCGGACTGGGTGGTCGACCTGGGTCCGGGCGGCGGTGACGGCGGCGGGCAGGTCGTCGCGACCGGGACGCCCGCGGACGTCGCGGCGGCCGGGGTGGGCGCGACCGCGCCGTACCTCGCGGGGCGGTTGGCCTCGCGGTAG
- a CDS encoding calcium-binding protein produces MSRPAVRVSAAGALLLALAPALVVPLSSAGARLGAPTCQGEPATVVGEPGSDVVRGTDGPDVIVSRGVPEVRAAGGADRVCVTKGPGPASDPAADETRTVYAGMGNDDVTVEAGATAYVVVVLGEGADTFTGAGEPDDVWAGDRNDARRTGPEDAVDAEADTITTGGGRDQVFVGQPDVPLRDVVDTGGSGDRVVVEATAANAVSSLVLGTGRDVLEWEWPDGVGGEWLVDATAGVAKRDGGREFTFSGVDDYRLPVPGRASLTFRGSDAKETVWASSYARVDLGGGNDRFHVRPTFTLPDAGAGVLDGGAGTDRLVVADDQAYAVRLGDAMTFDDPAVADATLSGIEDVDAYSGRGRARVIGGDGANRLWTYGCRIILAGGNGDDRLVAVGDCGEEPGPKLRGGAGDDRVLGGDADDELLGGAGDDRLDGGPGRDSADGGAGSDRCVAEVRTRC; encoded by the coding sequence ATGTCCCGCCCCGCTGTCCGGGTCAGCGCCGCAGGTGCGCTGCTCCTCGCCCTGGCTCCGGCCCTCGTGGTGCCCCTGTCCTCCGCCGGTGCCCGGCTCGGTGCGCCGACCTGCCAGGGCGAGCCCGCGACCGTGGTCGGGGAGCCCGGCAGCGACGTCGTGCGCGGCACCGACGGGCCCGACGTGATCGTCTCCCGCGGGGTGCCCGAGGTCCGCGCCGCCGGCGGCGCGGACCGGGTCTGCGTGACCAAGGGCCCGGGGCCCGCGTCGGACCCGGCCGCCGACGAGACGCGCACGGTGTACGCCGGCATGGGGAACGACGACGTCACCGTCGAGGCCGGCGCGACGGCGTACGTCGTGGTCGTGCTGGGCGAGGGCGCCGACACCTTCACCGGCGCCGGCGAGCCCGACGACGTGTGGGCGGGGGACCGCAATGACGCGCGCCGCACCGGGCCGGAGGACGCGGTGGACGCGGAGGCCGACACGATCACGACCGGCGGCGGCCGCGACCAGGTGTTCGTCGGTCAGCCCGACGTGCCGCTCCGCGACGTCGTCGACACCGGCGGCTCCGGGGACCGGGTGGTCGTCGAGGCGACCGCCGCGAACGCCGTGAGCAGCCTGGTGCTCGGCACCGGCCGCGACGTCCTCGAGTGGGAGTGGCCCGACGGCGTGGGCGGCGAGTGGCTCGTCGACGCGACCGCCGGGGTGGCGAAGCGCGACGGCGGCCGCGAGTTCACCTTCTCGGGCGTCGACGACTATCGGCTCCCGGTGCCGGGCCGTGCGTCGCTGACCTTCCGCGGCAGCGACGCCAAGGAGACCGTCTGGGCGAGCTCCTACGCCCGCGTCGACCTCGGCGGCGGCAACGACCGCTTCCACGTCCGCCCGACCTTCACGCTGCCGGACGCCGGCGCGGGCGTGCTCGACGGCGGCGCCGGCACCGACCGGCTCGTGGTCGCCGACGACCAGGCGTACGCCGTCCGCCTCGGCGACGCGATGACCTTCGACGACCCGGCGGTCGCGGACGCGACGCTGAGCGGGATCGAGGACGTCGACGCCTACTCCGGCCGCGGCCGGGCCCGAGTGATCGGCGGAGACGGCGCCAACCGGCTCTGGACCTACGGCTGCCGGATCATCCTGGCCGGCGGCAACGGCGACGACCGGCTGGTCGCGGTCGGCGACTGCGGCGAGGAGCCCGGGCCGAAGCTGCGCGGCGGCGCGGGTGACGACCGGGTGCTCGGCGGGGACGCCGACGACGAGCTGCTCGGGGGCGCCGGGGACGACCGCCTCGACGGCGGGCCCGGTCGCGACAGCGCCGACGGCGGCGCCGGCTCGGACCGCTGCGTGGCCGAGGTGCGCACGCGGTGCTGA
- a CDS encoding phospholipase D-like domain-containing protein, which yields MSRRPRSSTERLMRILRHTLLTIVGVQLGVAIGMSLVDSYRRRGKKPKPFPVTAPRTVEIGEGTVTTYTYGADLYADMLAAIEGARRQILFETYIWKGDEVGEQFKAALAAAADRGVEVYCIYDGFANLVVSPRFKHFPANMLVLRYPVYTAGLRFFDLRRYGRDHRKILVVDDSVGFVGGYNIGTPYETEWRDTHVRITGPGVWDLKRAFADFWNLNRRRRIRHSERPLLLETASTWEPQIRFHRNVPRLWMFPIRSMYLEAINRASHNVWMTHAYFIPDQDFVDAMKDAARRGVDVRLLVPLKSNHIVADWISRGYFSQLLGAGVRIFRFRDAMVHAKTSTVDGTWSTVGTANVDRLSLQGNYEINVEVIDESFAKTLEEIYEVDESNSLELTSSEWEARDLHRKFTEFVLAPLRPLL from the coding sequence GTGAGCCGTCGCCCCCGTTCCTCGACCGAGAGGCTGATGCGGATCCTGCGCCACACCCTGCTCACGATCGTCGGGGTGCAGCTGGGTGTCGCGATCGGCATGTCGCTCGTCGACTCCTACCGCCGCCGGGGCAAGAAGCCCAAGCCGTTCCCGGTCACCGCGCCGCGCACCGTCGAGATCGGCGAGGGCACCGTGACGACGTACACCTACGGCGCCGACCTCTACGCCGACATGCTGGCGGCGATCGAGGGCGCGCGGCGGCAGATCCTCTTCGAGACCTACATCTGGAAGGGCGACGAGGTCGGCGAGCAGTTCAAGGCCGCGCTGGCCGCGGCGGCCGACCGCGGCGTCGAGGTCTACTGCATCTACGACGGCTTCGCGAACCTCGTCGTCTCGCCGCGCTTCAAGCACTTCCCGGCCAACATGCTGGTGCTGCGCTACCCCGTCTACACCGCCGGGCTGCGCTTCTTTGACCTGCGACGCTACGGCCGCGACCACCGCAAGATCCTGGTCGTCGATGACTCGGTCGGGTTCGTCGGCGGCTACAACATCGGGACGCCGTACGAGACCGAGTGGCGTGACACGCACGTGCGCATCACCGGCCCCGGGGTCTGGGACCTCAAGCGCGCGTTCGCGGACTTCTGGAACCTCAACCGGCGCCGCCGGATCCGGCACAGCGAGCGGCCGCTGCTGCTCGAGACCGCGTCGACCTGGGAGCCCCAGATCCGCTTCCACCGCAACGTGCCGCGGTTGTGGATGTTCCCGATCCGGTCGATGTACCTCGAGGCGATCAACCGTGCGAGCCACAACGTCTGGATGACGCACGCCTACTTCATCCCGGACCAGGACTTCGTGGACGCGATGAAGGACGCCGCGCGGCGCGGGGTCGACGTGCGGCTGCTGGTGCCGCTGAAGTCGAACCACATCGTGGCCGACTGGATCTCGCGCGGCTACTTCTCCCAGCTGCTCGGCGCCGGCGTGCGGATCTTCCGCTTCCGCGACGCGATGGTGCACGCGAAGACGTCCACGGTCGACGGCACCTGGTCGACGGTCGGCACCGCCAACGTCGACCGGCTCAGCCTGCAGGGCAACTACGAGATCAACGTCGAGGTCATCGACGAGTCGTTCGCGAAGACGCTCGAGGAGATCTACGAGGTCGACGAGTCGAACAGCCTCGAGCTCACCAGCAGCGAGTGGGAGGCGCGCGACCTGCACCGCAAGTTCACCGAGTTCGTGCTGGCCCCGCTGCGTCCGCTGCTCTGA
- a CDS encoding SGNH/GDSL hydrolase family protein, which yields MTYLASTPITAGLVRGAAELEDTGRGLAPHRLPAWARAQAADGQLAMAEAQPSGVRLVLRTRATVVELDTLRTRMSYVGAPPRPEGTYDLLVDGEPAAQAHGSAGHVLEIDMTTGGTTHHAGEPGTVRFDGLPDRDKVVEIWLPHNEITHLVALRTDAPVEPDAPAPGAGRRTWLHHGSSISQGSDAASPSTTWPAIAAREGGVELVNLGFGGSALLDPFTARVMRDTPADLVSVKIGINLVNTDLMRRRALGPAVHGFLDTIRDGHPTTPLLVVSPILCPIHEETPGPSTPDLSGFAEGRIRFLAGGDPAEVAQGKLTLTVVREELSRIVAERRAAGDQHLHLLDGRDLYGEADHVLLPLPDGLHPDAATHRLVGERFAALALGPGGAFGAFGATA from the coding sequence ATGACCTATCTCGCCAGCACCCCGATCACCGCCGGGCTGGTCCGCGGCGCGGCCGAGCTCGAGGACACGGGTCGCGGGCTGGCCCCGCACCGGCTGCCCGCGTGGGCCCGCGCGCAGGCCGCCGACGGCCAGCTCGCGATGGCGGAGGCCCAGCCCTCCGGCGTACGCCTCGTCCTGCGGACCCGCGCGACCGTCGTCGAGCTGGACACGCTCCGCACGCGGATGTCGTACGTCGGGGCGCCGCCGCGACCGGAGGGCACCTACGACCTGCTGGTCGACGGGGAGCCCGCCGCGCAGGCGCACGGCAGCGCGGGCCACGTGCTCGAGATCGACATGACCACGGGCGGCACCACGCACCACGCCGGTGAGCCGGGGACGGTGCGCTTCGACGGGCTGCCCGACCGCGACAAGGTCGTCGAGATCTGGCTGCCCCACAACGAGATCACCCACCTGGTCGCGCTCCGCACGGACGCCCCGGTCGAGCCGGACGCCCCGGCCCCCGGTGCCGGGCGCCGCACCTGGCTGCACCACGGCAGCTCGATCAGCCAGGGGTCCGACGCGGCGAGCCCGAGCACGACGTGGCCGGCGATCGCCGCCCGCGAGGGGGGCGTCGAGCTCGTCAACCTCGGCTTCGGCGGCAGCGCGCTGCTCGACCCGTTCACGGCCCGCGTCATGCGGGACACCCCGGCCGACCTGGTGAGCGTCAAGATCGGCATCAACCTGGTCAACACCGACCTGATGCGGCGGCGGGCGCTCGGCCCCGCGGTGCACGGCTTCCTCGACACGATCCGCGACGGGCACCCCACGACCCCGCTGCTGGTGGTGTCGCCGATCCTCTGCCCGATCCACGAGGAGACCCCCGGCCCCAGCACGCCGGACCTCAGCGGCTTCGCCGAGGGCCGGATCCGCTTCCTGGCCGGCGGCGACCCCGCCGAGGTCGCCCAGGGGAAGCTGACGCTCACGGTCGTCCGCGAGGAGCTGAGCCGGATCGTCGCGGAGCGCCGGGCCGCGGGCGACCAGCACCTGCACCTGCTCGACGGACGCGACCTGTACGGCGAGGCCGACCACGTGCTGCTGCCGCTGCCGGACGGTCTGCACCCCGACGCCGCCACGCACCGCCTGGTCGGCGAGCGCTTCGCCGCGCTCGCCCTCGGACCGGGCGGAGCGTTCGGGGCGTTCGGGGCGACCGCCTGA
- a CDS encoding alpha/beta hydrolase-fold protein, with the protein MQTPPARSLAPLRRLALTAALAAAALAPVPADAAPPSYAAPAVHAATAAPLAPAAAEAADAALTKGRPHFRDGHGLHVVKATRTSRREWHLVVATKQLERPVRVTILLPVGYGRTHRRYPSLYLFHGTSGGANDWVDMGRARQTSRAFPFVVVMPDMGYDSNGGSFFTNWVDQETVLGTANWETFHINQLVPWIDANLRTVRGRWGRAIAGLSQGGFGSFSYAARHPDLFVSAASFSGAPDIFEDPRARSIGTGIVSVIATTLDGVPADAMFGDPATRELNWKGHNPASIVTNLADTDLALWCGNGATGPYDEPSPTTPAGSGIEGLVHESTGYFVQAADAAHVAYTYDDYGPGTHSWPYWARDLEQYLPQLRKVVREHRTRPASVSYRSVDKHWRQWGYRVRNHRSAAQDWSMLDDATRSRFTLVAANPATVRTPRAYRPGRTYTVSYRGGHGPHRVVAGHRGRLTLKVVPGAAGTVAVSVAR; encoded by the coding sequence GTGCAGACCCCTCCCGCCCGGTCCCTCGCCCCGCTCCGCCGTCTCGCGCTCACCGCCGCCCTCGCGGCCGCCGCGCTCGCCCCGGTCCCGGCCGACGCCGCGCCGCCGTCGTACGCCGCGCCCGCCGTCCACGCCGCCACCGCCGCGCCTCTCGCGCCGGCCGCGGCCGAAGCGGCCGACGCAGCCCTCACCAAGGGGCGCCCGCACTTCCGCGACGGCCACGGCCTGCACGTGGTGAAGGCGACCCGGACCAGCCGGCGCGAGTGGCACCTCGTGGTGGCGACGAAGCAGCTCGAGCGGCCGGTGCGCGTGACGATCCTGCTGCCAGTCGGCTACGGCCGGACGCACCGCCGCTACCCGTCGCTCTACCTCTTCCACGGCACCAGCGGCGGCGCGAACGACTGGGTCGACATGGGCCGCGCGCGGCAGACCTCGCGGGCCTTCCCGTTCGTCGTGGTGATGCCGGACATGGGCTACGACTCCAACGGCGGCTCGTTCTTCACGAACTGGGTGGACCAGGAGACCGTCCTCGGCACGGCGAACTGGGAGACCTTCCACATCAACCAGCTCGTCCCGTGGATCGACGCCAACCTCCGCACCGTCCGCGGCCGCTGGGGCCGGGCGATCGCCGGACTCTCGCAGGGCGGCTTCGGCTCCTTCTCGTACGCCGCCCGCCACCCCGACCTGTTCGTCTCGGCGGCGTCCTTCTCGGGCGCTCCGGACATCTTCGAGGACCCGCGGGCCCGCTCGATCGGCACCGGCATCGTCTCGGTCATCGCGACCACCCTCGACGGCGTCCCGGCCGACGCGATGTTCGGTGACCCGGCCACCCGCGAGCTCAACTGGAAGGGCCACAACCCGGCCTCGATCGTCACCAACCTGGCCGACACCGACCTGGCGCTGTGGTGCGGCAACGGCGCCACCGGGCCGTACGACGAGCCCAGCCCGACGACCCCCGCCGGCTCCGGGATCGAGGGCCTCGTGCACGAGTCGACGGGCTACTTCGTGCAGGCCGCGGACGCGGCGCACGTCGCCTACACCTACGACGACTACGGCCCCGGCACCCACTCGTGGCCCTACTGGGCGCGCGACCTGGAGCAGTACCTCCCGCAGCTGCGGAAGGTCGTCCGCGAGCACCGCACCCGTCCGGCCTCGGTGTCGTACCGCTCGGTCGACAAGCACTGGCGCCAGTGGGGCTACCGCGTCCGCAACCACCGCAGCGCCGCGCAGGACTGGAGCATGCTCGACGACGCCACCCGGTCCCGCTTCACGCTGGTCGCGGCGAACCCGGCCACCGTGCGCACCCCGCGGGCCTACCGCCCCGGCCGGACCTACACCGTCAGCTACCGCGGTGGCCACGGCCCGCACCGGGTCGTCGCGGGGCACCGCGGACGGCTGACGCTGAAGGTCGTGCCCGGCGCCGCCGGCACGGTGGCGGTCTCGGTCGCGCGCTGA
- a CDS encoding DNA-3-methyladenine glycosylase family protein, producing MSSEAARTRVWRPDWACPAAHILRQQRHGGGDPTYRLDLAGRHWRGLRTPEGVATLVIDVRAADGEIHAEAWGPGADWALASVPGLLGADDDVTGFEPRHPVLVEAWRRFDTMRVGRSGLVMEALVPAIIEQKVTGQEAFAGFRMLVHRFGERAPGPGVEQKLWIQPTAEQLRAIPSWEWLKLHIDPARSRTIVTAARVADALERTVDLPVEEADRRLRTLPGIGVWTSAEVRQRAYGDADAVSFFDYHVAKDVGWALTGTPFDDAELEAYLEPWRPHRGRVPALLAAAGLRRPRHGARMAPRTHLPARVTRP from the coding sequence ATGTCGTCCGAGGCCGCCCGCACCCGTGTGTGGCGACCCGACTGGGCCTGCCCCGCCGCGCACATCCTGCGGCAGCAGCGGCACGGCGGCGGCGATCCGACCTACCGCCTCGACCTCGCCGGCCGCCACTGGCGCGGCCTCCGCACGCCCGAGGGCGTCGCCACCCTGGTCATCGACGTGCGAGCCGCCGACGGCGAGATCCACGCCGAGGCCTGGGGGCCGGGCGCCGACTGGGCGCTCGCGTCCGTGCCCGGCCTGCTGGGGGCCGACGACGACGTGACCGGCTTCGAGCCGCGGCACCCGGTGCTCGTCGAGGCCTGGCGTCGGTTCGACACGATGCGCGTCGGCCGCAGCGGGCTGGTGATGGAGGCGCTGGTCCCGGCGATCATCGAGCAGAAGGTCACCGGGCAGGAGGCCTTCGCCGGCTTCCGGATGCTCGTGCACCGCTTCGGCGAGCGCGCGCCCGGCCCGGGGGTCGAGCAGAAGCTCTGGATCCAGCCGACCGCCGAGCAGCTCCGCGCCATCCCGTCGTGGGAGTGGCTGAAGCTGCACATCGACCCCGCGCGCTCGCGCACGATCGTCACCGCGGCCCGGGTCGCCGACGCGCTGGAGCGCACCGTCGACCTGCCCGTCGAGGAGGCCGACCGCCGGCTGCGGACCCTCCCCGGCATCGGCGTGTGGACCAGCGCCGAGGTCCGCCAGCGGGCGTACGGCGACGCCGACGCCGTCTCGTTCTTCGACTACCACGTCGCCAAGGACGTCGGCTGGGCGCTGACCGGCACGCCGTTCGACGACGCCGAGCTGGAGGCCTACCTCGAGCCGTGGCGCCCGCACCGCGGCCGGGTCCCCGCGCTGCTCGCCGCCGCCGGGCTGCGCCGGCCGCGCCACGGCGCCCGGATGGCGCCGCGCACGCACCTGCCGGCCCGGGTCACCCGGCCCTGA
- a CDS encoding enoyl-CoA hydratase/isomerase family protein, whose product MTLQIADEHRVRTLTLDRPEALNAFNEELYDATAEALLAAAEDPAVAVVLLTGNGRGFSAGTDLLEMHARTTDPAFVPGKHGFQGFLDALVAFPKPLVCAVNGLGLGIGATILGFADLAFMSATARLKCPFTSLGVAPEAASSYLLPLLVGRQNAVWLLQSSAWVDAATAREMGLVWQVCEPDDLLPTARRHAEVLAAKPVSSLVAVKRTMTEPLRAGIAAARERENAAFAELMGGPANREALTAFAEGREPDFTALPPGW is encoded by the coding sequence ATGACGCTCCAGATCGCCGACGAGCACCGTGTCCGCACGCTGACCCTCGACCGGCCGGAGGCGCTGAACGCCTTCAACGAGGAGCTGTACGACGCCACCGCCGAGGCCCTGCTGGCGGCCGCCGAGGACCCGGCGGTCGCGGTGGTCCTGCTCACCGGCAACGGCCGCGGCTTCAGCGCCGGGACCGACCTGCTCGAGATGCACGCGCGCACCACCGACCCGGCGTTCGTGCCCGGGAAGCACGGCTTCCAGGGGTTCCTGGACGCGCTGGTCGCATTCCCGAAGCCTTTGGTCTGCGCGGTCAACGGCCTGGGGCTCGGCATCGGCGCGACGATCCTCGGCTTCGCCGACCTCGCGTTCATGTCGGCGACCGCCCGGCTCAAGTGCCCCTTCACCAGCCTGGGGGTGGCGCCCGAGGCCGCGTCGTCGTACCTCCTCCCCCTGCTGGTCGGGCGGCAGAACGCCGTCTGGCTGCTGCAGTCCTCGGCGTGGGTCGACGCCGCGACCGCGCGGGAGATGGGCCTGGTGTGGCAGGTCTGCGAGCCCGACGACCTGCTGCCGACCGCCCGGCGGCACGCCGAGGTCCTGGCGGCGAAGCCGGTCTCGAGCCTCGTCGCGGTCAAGCGGACGATGACCGAGCCGCTGCGCGCCGGGATCGCGGCGGCGCGGGAGCGGGAGAACGCCGCGTTCGCCGAGCTGATGGGCGGCCCGGCCAACCGGGAGGCGCTGACGGCGTTCGCCGAGGGACGCGAGCCCGACTTCACGGCGCTGCCGCCCGGCTGGTGA
- the lepB gene encoding signal peptidase I: MGEGQARRRRPFWQETLILVVVAVALAILIKIFLVQAFYIPSESMEPGLVKNDRILVEKPSYWSGGPERGDVIVFEDPGGWLDPDEAKGPTSLLARGMSHIGLYPTGGHLVKRVIGVAGDVIVCCDDRGRISVNGQPLREGGYIVEQDTCNGPMVESCHWRAGPVPAGHVFVMGDNRHNSRDSSAHLCKAPYLGCRKGEEYVDTDLVVGKVMVLVWPHDHFTWIETPDSFDDVPDPKPAG, translated from the coding sequence ATGGGCGAGGGGCAGGCGCGTCGGCGACGACCGTTCTGGCAGGAGACGCTGATCCTCGTCGTCGTCGCCGTGGCCCTCGCGATCCTGATCAAGATCTTCCTGGTGCAGGCGTTCTACATCCCGTCGGAGTCCATGGAGCCGGGGCTGGTGAAGAACGACCGGATCCTGGTCGAGAAGCCGTCGTACTGGTCCGGCGGTCCCGAGCGCGGCGACGTCATCGTCTTCGAGGACCCGGGTGGCTGGCTGGACCCCGACGAGGCGAAGGGGCCGACCAGCCTCCTGGCGCGGGGGATGTCGCACATCGGGCTCTATCCGACCGGCGGCCACCTGGTGAAGCGGGTGATCGGCGTGGCCGGCGACGTGATCGTGTGCTGCGACGACCGCGGCCGGATCTCGGTCAACGGCCAGCCGCTGCGCGAGGGCGGCTACATCGTCGAGCAGGACACCTGCAACGGGCCGATGGTCGAGTCGTGCCACTGGCGCGCGGGGCCGGTGCCGGCCGGGCACGTCTTCGTGATGGGCGACAACCGCCACAACTCCCGCGACTCGTCGGCGCACCTGTGCAAGGCGCCGTACCTCGGCTGCCGCAAGGGCGAGGAGTACGTCGACACCGACCTCGTCGTCGGCAAGGTGATGGTGCTGGTCTGGCCGCACGACCACTTCACCTGGATCGAGACGCCGGACTCCTTCGACGACGTGCCGGACCCGAAGCCGGCGGGCTGA